A stretch of Microcoleus sp. bin38.metabat.b11b12b14.051 DNA encodes these proteins:
- a CDS encoding WYL domain-containing protein, translating into MAKKPTPHAYADRLTFDRIMLLIATLVNNPGIGYSNTETSDGKYHDALLEVRSQLQKIAAEFSIEFPENYPATPTIRKDLETLRNYGILDKRMYRSGYYLGTGAMTREELQVAFQALASQAKNQGNAQVRRIYEKLTKLLRGLDIELKGELFYPVRQHLNRAIIYTDPVEMLDRQKNQNTLFHKLETVETAIVRGQAIELYREKDYYGKGNIGLRRIWPLQLIYHDIAWYLICQDCENGHLTVERVNRFSDHCEIIDPEGRGLAAQEQNLKIAQKLLKNGWGLYLGKPEQQQAELEGTLKLQKVKVRFFEKVIGFILEGDRRHPRQKIKEGPKDSSGNLLYVDYWIDLPDRSLNEFSLWVNKHMDSAQVLSPPSLVEKHRQAARDLAARYS; encoded by the coding sequence ATGGCAAAAAAACCAACCCCTCACGCCTACGCCGATCGACTAACGTTCGATCGCATAATGCTACTAATTGCCACATTAGTAAACAATCCCGGCATCGGATACAGCAACACCGAAACATCGGACGGCAAATATCACGATGCTTTACTAGAAGTGCGATCGCAATTACAGAAAATCGCAGCCGAATTCAGCATCGAATTTCCCGAAAACTATCCCGCAACTCCCACAATTCGCAAAGACTTAGAAACCTTGCGTAACTACGGAATCCTGGATAAAAGAATGTATCGATCCGGCTACTATCTCGGTACCGGTGCAATGACTCGCGAAGAATTGCAAGTCGCATTCCAAGCCCTAGCATCCCAAGCAAAAAATCAGGGAAATGCCCAAGTGCGCCGCATTTATGAAAAACTCACAAAACTGTTGCGCGGATTGGATATCGAACTCAAAGGCGAATTGTTTTATCCCGTTCGCCAACACCTGAATCGGGCGATTATTTACACCGATCCTGTCGAAATGCTCGATCGCCAAAAAAATCAAAATACCCTGTTTCACAAATTAGAAACTGTAGAAACAGCAATCGTGCGGGGACAGGCGATCGAACTTTACCGCGAAAAAGATTATTACGGCAAAGGAAACATCGGCTTACGGCGAATTTGGCCCCTGCAACTGATTTATCACGATATCGCCTGGTATCTGATTTGCCAAGATTGCGAAAACGGGCATTTGACCGTAGAACGAGTGAACCGCTTTAGTGACCACTGCGAAATTATCGATCCAGAAGGGCGCGGTTTAGCCGCACAGGAACAAAACTTGAAAATAGCTCAAAAGTTGTTAAAAAATGGCTGGGGGCTGTATTTGGGTAAACCAGAGCAACAACAGGCTGAATTGGAGGGTACGCTAAAGTTGCAAAAGGTGAAGGTGCGGTTTTTTGAGAAAGTAATAGGATTTATTCTAGAGGGCGATCGCCGACATCCGCGACAAAAGATTAAAGAAGGCCCGAAGGATAGTTCTGGCAACCTGCTATATGTTGATTATTGGATCGATTTGCCCGATCGCTCCCTCAACGAATTCAGCCTGTGGGTGAACAAGCATATGGATAGCGCCCAAGTGCTTTCGCCGCCGAGTTTGGTGGAAAAACACCGACAAGCAGCCAGAGATTTAGCCGCGAGATATAGCTGA
- the raiA gene encoding ribosome-associated translation inhibitor RaiA, whose protein sequence is MKLVIQGKNIEITDAIREYVNQKVEKAVSHFQTLTTEVDIHLSVARNPRINPKQTAEVTIYANGSVIRAEESTESLYASIDLVADKIARQLRKFKEKRQDNKTQTNAKTVTVVDEHPVVADLIGDRTPELPAEVVRTKYFAMPAMTVQEALEQLQIIDHDFYMFRNAETGEINVLYERKSQSGYGVIQPRNGNGNGHSKNGKIAESAAFEKSSVGKI, encoded by the coding sequence ATGAAGCTTGTTATCCAGGGTAAAAATATAGAGATCACCGATGCGATTCGCGAGTACGTCAATCAAAAGGTTGAAAAGGCAGTTAGCCATTTTCAAACTTTGACGACGGAAGTGGACATACATCTATCGGTGGCTCGTAACCCCAGGATCAATCCTAAGCAGACTGCTGAGGTGACTATCTATGCTAATGGCAGCGTGATTCGGGCTGAGGAAAGCACGGAAAGCCTTTATGCCAGTATCGATTTGGTTGCCGACAAGATAGCTCGTCAACTGCGGAAATTTAAGGAAAAACGCCAGGACAACAAAACCCAGACTAACGCCAAAACGGTAACTGTGGTTGATGAACATCCTGTAGTAGCAGATTTGATTGGCGATCGAACTCCCGAACTTCCAGCCGAGGTAGTGCGGACTAAGTATTTTGCCATGCCTGCGATGACTGTGCAAGAAGCTTTGGAACAATTGCAGATTATCGATCACGATTTCTATATGTTCCGCAATGCGGAAACAGGCGAAATTAATGTGCTCTACGAACGCAAGAGTCAGAGCGGCTATGGAGTTATCCAACCACGCAACGGTAACGGTAACGGGCATAGCAAAAATGGCAAAATTGCCGAAAGCGCTGCATTTGAAAAATCTAGTGTTGGAAAAATCTAG
- the lipB gene encoding lipoyl(octanoyl) transferase LipB codes for MLLPSFSQHLNSQSCLLLDWGQVPYSQAWEIQQKLVQQRRENPDLPDVLILLEHPPVYTLGLGSKLEFLKFDPSQTQPELHRIERGGEVTYHCPGQLVGYPILNLRRHQQDLHWYLRQLEEVLLRVLEVLGLEGSRVPGMTGVWVDGCKVGAIGIKVSRWITMHGFALNVCPDLAGFGQIVPCGIPDRPVGSLEQFIPGIQVDRVRAIVVAEFARVFGVEIVRSDREIVRSDST; via the coding sequence ATGCTTTTACCTTCTTTTTCTCAACATCTCAATTCTCAATCCTGCTTGCTCCTCGATTGGGGACAAGTGCCCTACTCCCAAGCTTGGGAAATCCAGCAAAAACTTGTCCAACAGCGCCGGGAAAATCCAGATTTGCCTGATGTGCTGATTTTGCTGGAACATCCGCCGGTTTACACTTTGGGATTGGGCTCGAAGTTGGAATTTCTGAAATTTGACCCGAGCCAAACTCAGCCGGAATTGCACAGAATTGAGCGGGGTGGTGAGGTGACTTACCATTGTCCCGGCCAGTTGGTAGGCTATCCGATTTTGAATTTGCGCCGTCACCAGCAGGATTTGCACTGGTATTTGCGGCAGTTGGAGGAAGTGCTGTTGCGAGTGCTGGAAGTATTGGGGCTGGAGGGTTCGCGGGTTCCGGGAATGACTGGGGTTTGGGTGGATGGGTGCAAGGTAGGTGCGATCGGCATTAAAGTCAGTCGCTGGATTACTATGCACGGTTTTGCTCTAAATGTTTGCCCGGATCTGGCAGGTTTTGGGCAAATTGTACCTTGCGGGATTCCCGATCGACCTGTTGGTAGTTTAGAGCAGTTTATACCGGGAATTCAGGTCGATCGAGTTAGGGCGATCGTTGTCGCTGAGTTTGCTCGTGTTTTTGGCGTGGAAATAGTGCGATCGGATCGGGAAATAGTGCGATCGGATAGCACGTAA
- a CDS encoding single-stranded DNA-binding protein gives MNSCILMAEIIQQPQLRYTPDNQLQIAEMLVQFPGSRPEDPPEHLKVIGWGNLAQEIHDKYREGDRVIIEGRLGMNTIERDGIKEKRAELTAQRIYTVGADAMSAAPPARTAPEPAQIRDSAPANVPSNVVPMSSRGRSSNNAPAPANRPSSSDWNSQQSSDADRKPGSSNEADNPDYDPIPF, from the coding sequence ATGAATAGCTGCATTTTAATGGCGGAAATAATTCAACAACCGCAACTCCGTTATACTCCAGACAATCAACTGCAAATCGCTGAGATGCTGGTGCAGTTTCCAGGGTCAAGACCTGAAGATCCACCAGAACATTTGAAAGTGATAGGATGGGGCAATTTAGCTCAAGAAATTCACGATAAATACCGCGAGGGCGATCGCGTGATTATTGAAGGCCGTCTCGGTATGAATACGATCGAGAGAGATGGTATCAAAGAAAAGCGCGCTGAACTGACAGCCCAAAGGATTTACACTGTCGGCGCCGATGCGATGAGTGCGGCTCCCCCAGCTAGAACCGCCCCCGAACCCGCTCAAATTCGCGACAGCGCACCCGCTAATGTGCCAAGCAATGTGGTTCCCATGAGTTCCCGAGGCCGCAGTTCTAACAACGCTCCAGCCCCTGCTAACCGCCCGTCTAGCTCGGATTGGAACTCGCAGCAGTCTTCGGATGCCGATCGCAAGCCCGGTTCCTCTAACGAAGCTGATAATCCCGATTACGATCCAATTCCGTTTTAA
- a CDS encoding mannose-1-phosphate guanyltransferase, with the protein MRAVLMAGGSGTRLRPLTCDLPKPMVPILNRPIAEHIINLLKRHNITEIIATLHYLPDVMREYFTDGAEFGVQMTYAVEEDQPLGTAGCVKNIAELLDRTFLVISGDSITDFDLTEAIKFHRSNKSKATLILTRVPNPMEFGVVITDENYRISRFLEKPSSSEIFSDTVNTGTYILEPEVLDYLPANQECDFSKDLFPLLLEKNEPMYGYIAEGYWCDVGQLDVYREAQYDALRGKVQLDLSYYDEVRSGVWVGQNTFIDDSAIVEAPATIGNNCRIGARVKIDAGTVIGDNVTVGADANLKRPIVWNGAIIGEDAHLRACVICRSTRVDRRAHVLEGAVVGSMSIVGEEAQVGPSVRVWPSKNIESGALLNQNLIWGEQAKRNLFGQRGVQGLANVDITPEFAVKLGAAYGSTLKPGASVSVSRDQRSISRMVSRSLIAGLMSVGINVVNLESTAIPIARTVSSTISIAGGIHVRISPDRSDHILIEFFDIKGINITKAAEKKIEGAYFKEDLRRALIPEIGEMSYFNQALDVYNRMFERQMNVEAIRYSNSKVVIDYVYAVSGAILPQMLAKFGCDAVVLNASLKQTSLSNGEREYLLDQLGRVVKALSANFGVQVSANGEQLILVDESGIAVRGEMLTALMVNLMLTSHPRGTVVVPVNASSAVEAIARRHQSKVIRTKANPTALMEASNRNPNVVLGGSGNMGFIFPQLHPGFDGMFCIAKVIEMMTIQERSLGQIKAELPRVTHRSYSVRCPWTVKGSLMRHLVETHSPDRLELIDGVKIFNYSDDNWLLVLPDASEPTVHIFANSEDRDWVSETLKEYRALVHDFVTHAEAAVRQDKFGNG; encoded by the coding sequence ATGCGTGCAGTGCTGATGGCTGGGGGGTCGGGAACGAGGCTCAGACCCCTGACGTGCGATTTGCCTAAACCTATGGTACCAATTCTGAATCGCCCGATCGCAGAACACATTATCAATTTGCTAAAAAGGCACAATATTACGGAAATTATTGCCACGCTGCACTACCTTCCTGATGTGATGCGCGAATATTTTACTGATGGGGCAGAGTTTGGCGTTCAAATGACCTACGCTGTGGAGGAAGACCAACCGCTGGGTACGGCTGGTTGTGTCAAAAATATTGCGGAATTGCTCGATCGAACTTTTCTAGTCATCAGTGGCGACAGCATCACAGATTTCGACTTGACGGAAGCTATAAAATTTCACCGCAGCAATAAGTCCAAAGCCACGTTAATTTTAACTCGCGTTCCCAACCCGATGGAATTCGGCGTGGTGATTACTGACGAAAATTACCGGATCAGCCGCTTTCTGGAAAAGCCTTCTAGCAGCGAAATTTTTTCCGATACCGTCAACACCGGTACCTATATTTTAGAACCAGAAGTCTTGGATTATTTACCAGCAAATCAGGAGTGCGACTTCTCGAAAGACTTGTTTCCGCTGCTGCTGGAAAAAAACGAGCCGATGTATGGTTACATCGCCGAGGGTTACTGGTGCGATGTCGGCCAGCTTGATGTTTATCGGGAAGCTCAGTATGACGCGCTGCGGGGAAAGGTGCAACTGGATTTGAGTTACTACGACGAAGTGCGATCGGGAGTTTGGGTAGGTCAAAATACTTTTATTGACGATAGCGCGATCGTCGAAGCACCCGCCACGATCGGCAATAATTGCCGCATCGGCGCCCGAGTTAAAATCGATGCTGGTACTGTCATCGGAGATAACGTGACAGTTGGCGCCGACGCTAACCTCAAACGTCCCATTGTCTGGAATGGAGCAATTATCGGTGAAGATGCTCATCTCAGAGCCTGCGTCATTTGCCGCAGCACCCGCGTAGACAGGCGCGCCCACGTCCTCGAAGGTGCTGTTGTCGGTTCAATGTCGATCGTGGGAGAAGAGGCGCAAGTCGGGCCTAGCGTGCGCGTCTGGCCGAGCAAAAATATTGAATCCGGCGCTCTGTTAAATCAAAATTTGATTTGGGGAGAACAAGCTAAGCGGAATTTGTTTGGCCAGCGTGGCGTTCAAGGACTGGCAAATGTGGATATTACCCCGGAATTTGCGGTGAAATTGGGGGCTGCTTACGGCTCAACTTTGAAACCTGGCGCTTCAGTCTCGGTTTCTCGCGATCAGCGTAGCATTTCGCGGATGGTTTCGAGGTCTTTGATTGCGGGTTTGATGTCCGTGGGAATTAATGTGGTCAATTTGGAATCGACGGCAATTCCGATCGCGCGCACGGTTTCGTCTACGATCTCAATTGCTGGCGGCATTCACGTTCGGATTTCGCCCGATCGCTCCGACCACATTTTAATTGAATTCTTCGATATCAAAGGCATCAATATTACTAAAGCTGCGGAGAAAAAAATCGAGGGCGCTTATTTTAAGGAAGATTTGCGACGCGCTCTAATCCCCGAAATTGGAGAAATGTCGTACTTTAACCAAGCTCTCGATGTTTACAACCGGATGTTTGAGCGGCAGATGAATGTTGAGGCTATTCGCTATAGCAATTCTAAGGTGGTAATCGATTACGTTTACGCGGTTTCGGGAGCAATTCTGCCGCAAATGCTCGCCAAATTCGGCTGCGATGCGGTGGTGCTCAATGCCAGTCTCAAGCAGACTTCTCTGAGCAACGGAGAACGGGAATATTTGCTCGACCAACTCGGCCGGGTGGTGAAAGCACTCAGCGCTAATTTTGGCGTGCAGGTGTCCGCCAACGGCGAACAGCTCATTTTGGTAGACGAGTCGGGAATCGCGGTTCGCGGGGAAATGCTGACGGCGCTGATGGTAAATTTGATGTTGACTTCCCATCCCAGAGGTACAGTAGTAGTGCCGGTGAATGCGTCTTCTGCGGTGGAGGCGATCGCGCGTCGCCATCAAAGCAAGGTAATCCGCACTAAGGCAAACCCAACTGCATTGATGGAAGCCTCTAACAGGAATCCGAATGTGGTTTTGGGCGGTAGCGGGAATATGGGTTTTATTTTCCCGCAGTTGCATCCGGGGTTTGACGGAATGTTCTGCATTGCTAAAGTGATAGAAATGATGACGATTCAGGAGCGATCGCTCGGACAGATCAAAGCCGAACTTCCCCGTGTCACCCACCGCAGTTACAGTGTCCGCTGTCCTTGGACGGTAAAAGGTTCCCTAATGCGGCATTTGGTAGAGACTCATTCGCCCGATCGTTTAGAATTAATAGATGGAGTGAAGATTTTTAACTATAGCGATGACAATTGGCTATTAGTTTTACCCGATGCTAGCGAACCCACCGTTCATATCTTCGCCAACAGCGAGGATCGAGATTGGGTCTCGGAAACTTTGAAGGAGTACCGTGCCCTTGTTCACGATTTTGTCACTCACGCGGAGGCGGCGGTTCGACAAGATAAATTTGGGAATGGGTAA
- a CDS encoding class I SAM-dependent methyltransferase has protein sequence MSKKSVKRSYPEGNRPVAGQEQTWFAKDKSDSWQALLSQVASRFDREYRGEAFALPEEVEAMPIFLESVAGTLQAKTVSPFWKIAKPQKNQRCLDIGCGVSFLIYPWREWEAYFYGQDISSAARDALNSRGPQLNSKLFKGVEWAPAHKLNYEEDQFDLCLATGFSCYYPIEYWNTVMGEVKRVLKPGGHFVFDVLNPNAPLAEDWAILETYRAGDVFLETIEDWEKMIKAAGAKVVKKQSGDLFQMYKIQYT, from the coding sequence ATGTCTAAAAAGTCCGTGAAGCGTAGCTATCCCGAAGGGAATCGCCCAGTCGCAGGTCAAGAGCAGACTTGGTTTGCCAAAGACAAATCAGATAGCTGGCAAGCTTTACTATCGCAAGTCGCCTCTCGGTTCGATCGCGAATATCGAGGAGAAGCATTCGCCTTACCCGAAGAAGTCGAAGCAATGCCAATTTTCCTAGAATCAGTCGCCGGAACACTCCAAGCAAAAACAGTATCTCCCTTCTGGAAAATTGCCAAGCCTCAAAAAAATCAACGCTGTTTAGACATTGGCTGCGGAGTCAGCTTTCTGATCTACCCTTGGCGGGAATGGGAAGCATATTTTTACGGTCAAGACATCAGCAGCGCAGCCAGAGACGCATTAAATTCTCGTGGCCCTCAGCTCAATTCTAAGCTGTTCAAAGGAGTAGAATGGGCCCCCGCTCACAAGTTGAATTACGAAGAGGATCAGTTCGATTTATGCCTTGCTACAGGCTTTAGTTGTTACTATCCCATAGAGTATTGGAACACAGTCATGGGAGAAGTAAAGCGGGTACTAAAACCAGGCGGTCATTTTGTGTTTGATGTCCTCAACCCCAATGCACCCCTAGCAGAAGATTGGGCAATTTTGGAAACTTATCGAGCTGGCGATGTATTTTTAGAGACAATCGAAGATTGGGAAAAAATGATAAAAGCTGCTGGCGCTAAAGTAGTAAAAAAGCAAAGTGGCGACTTATTCCAAATGTATAAAATTCAATATACTTGA